Genomic window (Arcobacter aquimarinus):
AATAATCATTTTACTTCAAAAAAGTTCAAGTATTGGTCTTGGAGCGTATAGCGGAAGTAATGATTCGTTATTTGGAGCAAAAGGTCCAGCAAATTTCTTAACAAAAGCAACGATGGCATTAGGTTTAGTATTTGTAATAAACACTCTTGTATTAGGTTACTTGTACAATGAACAAAGAAATCAAAGTGCTGTTGATAAAATTCAAACAGACTCTTTAATACCTTTAACACCTATAACACAAACTCCTGTGGCTCCAACGGCTCCTGAACAACCTTTAGTGCCAACTGTTCCAGAAAATAAATAATACAAAGAAAAAAGAAAAATGAAGTATTTCTTACTTCTTTGTTTATCTTATCTCTATTTAAATGCAAACGGACATATTTTTGTATATCACCGTTTTGGAGATTCTAAACATGAAAGTACAAATACTTCTATAAAAGAGCTAGAACAGCAATTTGATTATTTAAAAAAATATAATTATGAGGTTGTTCCTCTTTCTAAAATAATAGATAGACTTGCAAAAAAAGAGAATATTCCTAATAATTGGGTAGCATTTACTATTGATGACGCTTACAAAAGTTTTTATCAAAATGGTCTTGAAATATTCAAGAAATATAATTATCCATTTACACTTTTTGTTTATGTTGAAGCAACAAATAAAAAGTATGGTGATTTTATGAACTGGGAAGAGATAAAAGAGAGTTCAAAATATGGAGATATTGAATTACACTCTTATTCACATGAACAATTAATTAAATTATCTGACGAAGAGATTTATAATGATACAAAAAAATCTTTTGATATTTTTGAAAAAGAGATGGGATTTAAACCAAAAGGATATTCATACCCGTATGGAGAATATGATGATAGGGTTAAGAACGTTATAAAAAAGTTTGATTTTAAGTATATTGCAAATCAAAATAATGGTTCTATAAATGAAAATAGTGATATTTTTGATTTAAATAGAGTTGCATTAGTCGGAAAAGTAAATTTAAAAGAAAAACTAAAATATAAAACACTAGAAGTTGAGTGGATTGAACCACAAAATTATCCTAAAAATGGTATTTTGACAAAGGTAAAAGCGAAAGTTAATCCTGAAGTAAAAACCGCAAAATTATTTATATCAACTTATGGTTGGCAAGATATCAAAGTTAAAAATGGTATAATAGATATCAAATTAGATAAAAAGTTAAATCTAAATAGAAATAGAGTTGCAATTAGTACAGATTACTACACTATTTCAAATAAATTACTTATCAAATAAAGGAGAAAATATATGTTAGAAGAAGTTTATGCCCAAACAAAAGAGCATATGGAAAAATCAATTGAATCATTAAAAAAAGATTATAAATCTTTAAGAACTGGAAAAGTTAGTACTAATATTTTAGATGGTATTAAAGTAGATTATTATGGAACACCTACTGATTTGAGTCAAGTTGGTTCTGTATTAGCTCCTGATGCTACAACAATTACTATTAGTCCATGGGAAAAGAATCTTCTAGGAGCAATTGAAAAAGCCATTCAAAGTGCAAATATTGGTGTAAATCCAAATAATGATGGTCAAATAATAAAACTATTTTTCCCTCCAATGACTGTTGAACAAAGACAAGAAACAGCTAAACAAGCAAAAGGTATGACTGATAATGCAAAAGTTGCAATTAGAAATATCAGACAAAACTCTAATACAAAAATCAAAAATTTATTAAAAGATAAAGCTATTACTGAAGATGAGAGTAAAAAAGCTCAAGATGAAATCCAAAAGATTACTGATTCTTATGTTTCAAAAGCAGATGATACATTCAAAGCTAAAGAAGCTGAAATCTTAAAAGTATAATTATGAACGTAGAACAAATATACAAAGATGCGAATGCTTTATTAGAGGGGCATTTTAAATTAAGTAGCGGAAATTACTCTAAATTTTATTTACAATCAGCAAAAGTTCTTGAAGATCCTAAAACTGCAAAGTTACTAGCAGATGCTCTAGCAGAACAAATTAAAAAATCTGGAATTAAAGTAGATGCTGTTTGTTCTCCTGCACTTGGTGGATTAATAGCTGGTTTTGCACTTGCAACTGCTTTGGATGTAAGATTTATTTTTGCAGAACGAGCAGAAGGTGAAATGACTATTAGAAGAGGTTTTGAAGTTAAAGAAGGTGAAACGTATATTATCTGTGAAGATATTATTACAACTGGAGGAAGTGCTTTAGAAGCAGCCAGAGAAGTTGAAAAAGCTGGAGGAATCGTAGTAGCTTATGCAGCTTTGGCAAATAGAGGATTCTGTTCAAGAGTTGGAAGTGATATCGAAAGAAAAGATAACTGTAAATTACCTTTAGATAAACCACTTTTTGCTTTAGAAGATTTTGCATTCCAAATGTACACTCCTGATGAGTGTGATTTTAAAGACATTGCTTATAAACCAGGAAGTAGAGGAAACTAATTAGTGGCAAAATGGAGAGATGTAAAACAAAATAAAATTCAACAAGAAAAAATTGTTGAAAAAAATTCTAAATTACAAAAAAGTAATTTAGCATCTCTTCCACTAAGATTAAAAGCTTTCTTAACAGATACTTTTTTAATCACTACTCCTATTTTTTACATAGTTATCTATTTAATCATGGGAAGTGGTGAAGAATTTGCTCAAGATAGAGCTTTTGGATGGGGAATAATATTTGCAGTTCATGCAACTATTATTTTAATATTTTGGCTAAAAAATGGTCAAACTCCAGGACTAAAAGCTTATGATATAAAACTTGTAGATAATAATACGAAACAAAGAGTTTCTGTTATACAAGTTCTTGTTAGGTATATTGCAACACTGTTTGCTGTTATATCAATCTTTTTACTTTTTGTTCCATTTTTCAATAAAGACAAAAAAACATTTCAAGATATTCTTTCAAATACTATTATAATCAACGATAAATAATGCTTTTTTTTAATTTATCTGCATTTTATTTCTTTTATTTTGCAGCAGTTGGAGTTTATGTAATATTTTTACCAAAGGTACTTCATGATATTGGATATAGTACTTTTGATATTGGTATTATTTTGGCAATTCCTTTATTAATGAAATTTATAACACCTTTTATGTTCTTAAAATATATAAAACTTGATAAAAATATGTTCAAAACAGCACTTGCTATTTTACTTATTTTATCATCCTTGTTTTATTTAACGTTAGAAAACTTTTATCTTTTTTTGATTAATAATGCTCTTTTGGGAGTTTGTTTATCTTTGATTTTACCATATCTTGAAGTAACTGCTGTTTCAAATTTAGGAAAAGAGAAATATGGCAAATCAAGACTTTTTGGCTCAATTGGTTTTGCAATAATCTCTTTGGTTTTAGCAAAATTTCTGACACAACCTTATGTTGCTATTCATTTTTATTTAGTCTTAAATATTTTAACTGTTATTTTTGCACTATTACTTTTAAAATTTGATATGGAACAAAAAGAAGAAGAGAAAAAAATTCCTTTTTCATTTTTAAAATTCTTACCATTTTGGTTAAGTCTGTTTTTTATGCAAATAAGTTTTGGGGCATTTTATAACTTCTTTACTATTTATGAAACACAACATGGAATAAGTCTTGAAATGACATCTTATCTTTGGTCTTTTGGTGTCCTTTGTGAAATTTTAATGCTTTATTTTCAAGCACCACTTTTAAAAAATAATCTTTTAAATATTATAAAGTTTTGTGTTGCAATTACAACTCTTAGATGGTTATTATTATATTTATATCCTGATTCTTTAGGAATTACATTTTTTACTCAGTCAATTCATGCTTTTTCATTCGGGCTTTATCATAGTGCTGTAATCATATATTTATTTACTCTTTATGAAAACAAAAAATTAGCTCAACAATTCATGTATGGAGTGACTTATGGACTTGGTGGATTTATAGGAGCTTTAGTTTCAGGAGCTGTTTATGGGGAGTTTCTATTCCTTTATAGTGCTTTATTTTCTCTTTTATCTTTTTTTGCACTTTATTTCATAAAAAAAGTGTAGAATTCCATTTTTTAAAGGAGTTTATTTATGAAATTATTACTATTTATTTTTCTTTTTAGTTTAAACCTATTTGCTTTAAATATAGACAAAACTTGGTACGAACAATCAAGTGAAAATTTAGAAAAAATTTATTTAGAGCAACTAAAAAAAATCGAATTTCAAGAAAATAATTTCTCTAATGAAGATAAAGAACAAATTGATTATCAAATTCTTTTGTTAAAAAAATTATCTACTTTAGTAAAACAAGAAAACAACATAAAAATACAAGAAGTTTCTAAAATAGAAGATTTAGAAAGTTATATAAAACAGATTAAAGAGTATATAAAATTAGAGAAAGAATTAACAAATAGAAAAAATGAATATGATGATAATATCAAAAAAATTGAATTATTAGAAGAACAAATATCAAAATTAACAGAAAAAAACTCTATTACTTCAATCAATTCTCAACTACTTTATGCTTTTTATAAACTAAAAAATAAACAAAATAAATTCATTATTGATAAATATATAAAAAATCAAAATAATTTTAGAAAATCTCTTCTTGATAGTTTAAAAAATATAAAAATTCCAAATAATGAAACACTACAAGCTAAGATAACAAAAATAGAAAATATACATGAACAAATTTTAAAGGAAGAAAAAAGATTATCTCTTGCTTTAGATAAAGCAAAAATAAGTGAAAATGAACAAAAAATCAATTCATTAAATAATGAAATTGATATATTAAAAAATGAAAAATCAAAAGTTATTGACTCTATGATTTATACTAAAATAGAATTCTTAATTCCTCTTTTAAAAAACAAAGATTCAAAATATTTTGAAATAAACAAAGGATTACAAGATTTTATTGAAAAAAGTCCTGAAACTTATACAAGTTTAGTTGAACTCCTAAAATATCTTTCAAGAGAACATTTGGGAGTTACAAAAACTACTTTTATAGATACAAAAGAGAGTTTTTTTGATATTTTAAAATATACTTGGGAAGAGATAAATAATCCAATTATTCCAATTGGTGAAGGAATATCTATATTGGCGATTAGTAAATTCTTTTTAATTTTCATTATAGGTTTTACAATTGCTACTTTTTATAAAAAGAAAATATCAAATTCTACAACTCACTATTTAAGAAATACCTCTATTGCAACAAGAACAATGCTTGCAAATCTTGGTTATTATTTTTTAGTTGCTATAACTTTTGTTTTTGGACTTAAATCTGTTGGTATTGATTTATCTTCACTTACTATTTTAGTTGGGGCATTATCAGTTGGTATTGGATTTGGTTTACAAAATATAGTTTCAAATTTTATTTCAGGAATTATATTAATATTTGAAAAATCAATTCAAGTTGGACATATTATAGAGATTTCAACAGGACTTAGAGGAAAAGTTTCTCAAATAAATATGAGAAGTAGTGTCGTTACAACTTTTGATAATATTGATATTATTATTCCAAACTCAACTTTAATTCAAAATAATGTAATAAATCTTACATTTTCAGATGATATTAGAAGATTAAATGTTCCTTTTGGTGTAGCTTATGGTTGTGATATTGATGAAGTAATAAAAATAGTTTTAGATTCTTTACAAACAAGTAACTTAATATATATAAGAAATATGCCACAAAAAGCTCCAAAGGTTAGAATGACTTCTATGAATACAAGTTCTATTGACTTTGAATTACTTGTTTGGATTAGTGAGAATCCTGATGAAAATGGTGTTGGTTCTTCTAATATGTCAGATTTTTTAATCTTCTTATATAAAACTTTACAAAAAAACAATATTGAAATTCCATTCCCTCAAATGGATATACATTTAAAAAGAAGTTAGTTTATAACCACTTCTTTTTTTTAAAAATAAAAAACTGCAAAGTTATAACTATAAATAAAATAATTATAAAAACATAAAATGCATTTTCATTTTCAGCACCTGGAATTCCACCTATATTTATTCCTAAAAGTCCTGTTAAAAATGTAAGTGGTAAAAAAATTGCTGAAATTATAGATAACATATACATTTTCTTATTTAGTTGTTCATTCATGCTATTAGCTAACTCTTCTTGAATTAATATCACTTTATCTCTAATAGTATCAAGTTCTTCTATATGCCTCATTAATTGGTCATTTGTCTCTCTTAATTCTATTCTTTGATATTCATCTATCCAAGATATTTTTTCATTATAAAGTTTTATTAACGCATCTTTTTGAGGAGTTAAATATCTTTTTAAAACTATAGTTTCTCTTCTAATTGCCAAAATCTCACTTCTATATTCTGTATTTTCAGAATCAATAAAATTCTCTTCTAATAAATCTGTTCTATCTTGAATCTCATCAATAACCATATCCATTCTATCAGTGACTTTTCGTGTTAGTTCAACTAAAAACTCTGCAGAAGATTTAACACCTTTAGAATTTTTTAAATCATCTATTATTTCATCAACGGATAAAAGATTTCTTTTTCTTGTACTAATAATTAAATTAGGTGAAATATAAAGTCTGATTGATATCATATCCTCAGGTTTGGAATTTGGGTTTAAATTTACGCCTCTTAAAGCAATAAGTAAAGCTTCACCCAAAATAGTAGTTCTTGGTCTTGTCTCTTCTGTTAATAAAGCATCAATAGCAACTGAATCTATACCACTTTTATTTGTAATCCAATCAATTGCCTCTTTGCTTGAATAATCAAAATGAACCCATAAAATTTTATCTTCATTGTTTATATTTTCTAATTCATCATAACTTAGTTCTAAAGATGAACCTTTTTTATCAAGTAAAAAAGCTTTAACGGGACTATTTGGCATAAGTTCTTCCTCTTTTAAAAAATTGAATAAACAATTTCTGTTTTTAATTTACTCTTTTTTATCTCTTCAATTTTTAGATTTTCTATTTCCATACTCATTAATTCATCAATAGTTTTTATACCATTTTTTGCAAGAAGTTTTAAAATAATTCCTCTGTAAGCTTTTGCCCAATGGCTTACTACTTTTCCATCTTTTATAAATTTCATTGTTGTATATGGTTTTTCTATTTTGTAAAACTTTTCATAAAATCCAGCTCTTAAATCAATAATGTCTTCATCTTTTAAATATTCATTTAAAGCTTTTGAAAAATTATCCATATAAAATTTCTCTATTTTTAAATCAAAAAAAGTCTCTCCTTGTTTTAGTTTATAATCAGGGAGTCCTTTATTCCCTGCTTTTAAAACTCCAAAGAGATTCGAAAAAATCAAAACATTTTCATCAATATAAGATTTTTCATTTTCTTTTAATTTTGAATATTCCAAATAATCAAAAGCAACTCCGTCATATCTTTGAATTACTTTCATCGTAGGAGTTTTAAATAAATCCTTTGAATATTGCTCTAATACATCTTCTTTTTTTGTTCCAAAAAGTTTTATCAACTCTTCTTTTGAAGCAGTTGTAATGAAATCATTATATTGTTTTACAATTTCCATTCTTTTTTCAAAAAGTTCGGGAAAAATAAAACTATTTTTATCAAAAGATATTTCATCTCCACCTGCTATT
Coding sequences:
- a CDS encoding RDD family protein yields the protein MAKWRDVKQNKIQQEKIVEKNSKLQKSNLASLPLRLKAFLTDTFLITTPIFYIVIYLIMGSGEEFAQDRAFGWGIIFAVHATIILIFWLKNGQTPGLKAYDIKLVDNNTKQRVSVIQVLVRYIATLFAVISIFLLFVPFFNKDKKTFQDILSNTIIINDK
- a CDS encoding polysaccharide deacetylase family protein is translated as MKYFLLLCLSYLYLNANGHIFVYHRFGDSKHESTNTSIKELEQQFDYLKKYNYEVVPLSKIIDRLAKKENIPNNWVAFTIDDAYKSFYQNGLEIFKKYNYPFTLFVYVEATNKKYGDFMNWEEIKESSKYGDIELHSYSHEQLIKLSDEEIYNDTKKSFDIFEKEMGFKPKGYSYPYGEYDDRVKNVIKKFDFKYIANQNNGSINENSDIFDLNRVALVGKVNLKEKLKYKTLEVEWIEPQNYPKNGILTKVKAKVNPEVKTAKLFISTYGWQDIKVKNGIIDIKLDKKLNLNRNRVAISTDYYTISNKLLIK
- a CDS encoding mechanosensitive ion channel domain-containing protein encodes the protein MKLLLFIFLFSLNLFALNIDKTWYEQSSENLEKIYLEQLKKIEFQENNFSNEDKEQIDYQILLLKKLSTLVKQENNIKIQEVSKIEDLESYIKQIKEYIKLEKELTNRKNEYDDNIKKIELLEEQISKLTEKNSITSINSQLLYAFYKLKNKQNKFIIDKYIKNQNNFRKSLLDSLKNIKIPNNETLQAKITKIENIHEQILKEEKRLSLALDKAKISENEQKINSLNNEIDILKNEKSKVIDSMIYTKIEFLIPLLKNKDSKYFEINKGLQDFIEKSPETYTSLVELLKYLSREHLGVTKTTFIDTKESFFDILKYTWEEINNPIIPIGEGISILAISKFFLIFIIGFTIATFYKKKISNSTTHYLRNTSIATRTMLANLGYYFLVAITFVFGLKSVGIDLSSLTILVGALSVGIGFGLQNIVSNFISGIILIFEKSIQVGHIIEISTGLRGKVSQINMRSSVVTTFDNIDIIIPNSTLIQNNVINLTFSDDIRRLNVPFGVAYGCDIDEVIKIVLDSLQTSNLIYIRNMPQKAPKVRMTSMNTSSIDFELLVWISENPDENGVGSSNMSDFLIFLYKTLQKNNIEIPFPQMDIHLKRS
- the secG gene encoding preprotein translocase subunit SecG, with translation MTSTLLIVQFVLAILLTIIILLQKSSSIGLGAYSGSNDSLFGAKGPANFLTKATMALGLVFVINTLVLGYLYNEQRNQSAVDKIQTDSLIPLTPITQTPVAPTAPEQPLVPTVPENK
- the zntB gene encoding zinc transporter ZntB; amino-acid sequence: MKNRNCLFNFLKEEELMPNSPVKAFLLDKKGSSLELSYDELENINNEDKILWVHFDYSSKEAIDWITNKSGIDSVAIDALLTEETRPRTTILGEALLIALRGVNLNPNSKPEDMISIRLYISPNLIISTRKRNLLSVDEIIDDLKNSKGVKSSAEFLVELTRKVTDRMDMVIDEIQDRTDLLEENFIDSENTEYRSEILAIRRETIVLKRYLTPQKDALIKLYNEKISWIDEYQRIELRETNDQLMRHIEELDTIRDKVILIQEELANSMNEQLNKKMYMLSIISAIFLPLTFLTGLLGINIGGIPGAENENAFYVFIIILFIVITLQFFIFKKKKWL
- a CDS encoding YaaA family protein, whose product is MKILFSPSETKIAGGDEISFDKNSFIFPELFEKRMEIVKQYNDFITTASKEELIKLFGTKKEDVLEQYSKDLFKTPTMKVIQRYDGVAFDYLEYSKLKENEKSYIDENVLIFSNLFGVLKAGNKGLPDYKLKQGETFFDLKIEKFYMDNFSKALNEYLKDEDIIDLRAGFYEKFYKIEKPYTTMKFIKDGKVVSHWAKAYRGIILKLLAKNGIKTIDELMSMEIENLKIEEIKKSKLKTEIVYSIF
- a CDS encoding MFS transporter; protein product: MLFFNLSAFYFFYFAAVGVYVIFLPKVLHDIGYSTFDIGIILAIPLLMKFITPFMFLKYIKLDKNMFKTALAILLILSSLFYLTLENFYLFLINNALLGVCLSLILPYLEVTAVSNLGKEKYGKSRLFGSIGFAIISLVLAKFLTQPYVAIHFYLVLNILTVIFALLLLKFDMEQKEEEKKIPFSFLKFLPFWLSLFFMQISFGAFYNFFTIYETQHGISLEMTSYLWSFGVLCEILMLYFQAPLLKNNLLNIIKFCVAITTLRWLLLYLYPDSLGITFFTQSIHAFSFGLYHSAVIIYLFTLYENKKLAQQFMYGVTYGLGGFIGALVSGAVYGEFLFLYSALFSLLSFFALYFIKKV
- the pyrE gene encoding orotate phosphoribosyltransferase, whose amino-acid sequence is MNVEQIYKDANALLEGHFKLSSGNYSKFYLQSAKVLEDPKTAKLLADALAEQIKKSGIKVDAVCSPALGGLIAGFALATALDVRFIFAERAEGEMTIRRGFEVKEGETYIICEDIITTGGSALEAAREVEKAGGIVVAYAALANRGFCSRVGSDIERKDNCKLPLDKPLFALEDFAFQMYTPDECDFKDIAYKPGSRGN
- the frr gene encoding ribosome recycling factor, which produces MLEEVYAQTKEHMEKSIESLKKDYKSLRTGKVSTNILDGIKVDYYGTPTDLSQVGSVLAPDATTITISPWEKNLLGAIEKAIQSANIGVNPNNDGQIIKLFFPPMTVEQRQETAKQAKGMTDNAKVAIRNIRQNSNTKIKNLLKDKAITEDESKKAQDEIQKITDSYVSKADDTFKAKEAEILKV